The nucleotide sequence CCATCTCCTTCTGGATCCCCTGCACCATCATGGTGTTCACGTACCTGGCCATCTTCCGCGAGGCCAACCGCCAGGAGAAGCAGCTCCACTCGCGCATGGGCAAGGCCATGCTGATGAGCCACCACCACCGCAACAGCAGCGAGTACGGCAACGCCAACGGCGACGTGATCAGCACCGGAGGAGGCTCCTCCAAGACGCTCACCGCGCACGAGGTGCACCACGGCGAGGGAACCTTGCACTCCACGCCCACCAAGGACCGCAACATCATCAAGATGAAGCGCGAGCACAAGGCGGCGCGCACCCTCGGCATCATCATGGGCACCTTCATCCTCTGCTGGCTGCCCTTCTTCATGTGGTACGTGATCACGTCGCTGTGCGACGACAGCTGCTACAACCCGGACAGCGTGGTGGCGCTCATGTTCTGGATCGGCTACCTCAACTCCACGCTCAACCCGCTCATCTACGCCTACTTCAACCGCGACTTCCGGGAGGCGTTCAAGAACACGCTGCAGTGCGCCTTCTGCAGCCTCTGCCGGCGGCCGCCCTCCGACCTGGACGCCCTGGACGTGAGGCGACACTCGCTGCGCTACGACGAGCGGACCAAAAGCATCTACTCGGAGACATATCTCAAACATATCGACAGGAGACGTTCGAGCGAGTTCGGCAGCAGTCTGTGATGTGAAGGTAACGTTAGGATCACGGTGACCGAGTTCAATTGACGACTAGGAAAGTGCGCTCCGTACCGAAGACTTGTTTGACTTATTGCGTAGCCatggcattattatttttttctgtttgtttacgAAATTTTAATGAGCGATTCACCAGGAAATTCTTGTGCCGACTAACACCGGGGTGACTAACTGTCCTGCATCTTGATTAAAGATAAACTAGTCATTTGTCGTTGTATTATTGTGTGATTATAAACTTCCAACAGATTTGAACAAACGCTGTGAAATAGCTTATAATTTAGTCAATATATACGGGTACCACAGCATAGTATTGTGTATTGAGTTAGTTTGAAACATAAACAATATTTCTGTTTCCAAATAACCACTTTCTTGATAATTCTTTGCAATAATGTCTTATTTGGAAAATGTTCTAATCTCGATAGTAAATAATAGTGACTGATTTCCACAGTtgtcaaaattatgttttttttatgtacgttTAATAGAATGTAAACGTTTGTTTGTAACActgtcaataaaaataaaacaagataCGAAATTCCAATGTACACACAATAGAGTGGAGAAATTTCCACAAAAATACCTCTCCtgcttaaaaacatattttatgatGAAACgcacagcaataaaaaaattcttttaatttatttttacattgggATATGTAAGAGGACTTTATTATTCAACTTACGTTGGGCTAtataaaaaagacaaatttacaaAAACGTTTAATAGCAAACGTTCAGCAGGGTCTtgcttatttttctacataatcgccaaaacgatcgaggcgTTTGTCATATCTTAAAACAAGCTTCTTGATGGCTTCTTCGAATAATTTGTTTGCCAGTGAATACAGATAatagggccagcgcctggatctctGTCTCCCTCACGACACTGTTGTGAGGCGGATGAACTACCGGCGCTGCGCATTCTTACCCACTATTAGCATCTCTTGCAATAAGTCTTGACGCGGGAGTCTGTGCGCCacgcgattagtccacccgcctcacagcggcgtcgcgagagagagagagatacaggcgctggccctgtatctctattcactggcggctaactacgtcgaagaaggcatcgagaagcttgttttacgatatgacaaatgcctcaatcgcTTTGGTGATTATCTAGAAAAAATAAGCAAGACCGTGCTGAACTtttggtagtaaaatattttgtaaatttgtctttttttaaagcccttcggaggttgaaaaaaaatcccTCGTATTTCAGCATATGTACCTCTGCGTTGACTtcaacacataaataattttgatCGTTCGCTAAATAAAACACTTCttgtaaattttattgttttctaagagatttataaaaactttgcaATACCTCTGATTTcttttcaaagttgaaaaatttACGATTGTTTATCGAATAAGTTGCCAatatttatacggaaaaaataattAGTAGTAATACTTTAATGTTATCTGAAGAATTGTAATGCTTGAAAGATAGAATGCAATTTTTAACACGTGACTGTCAAAAAATTGTGATATGTTATCTTTTTGTATATAATTCATATTTCCTTCCATCTGTAATATGACACTTTTAATCATATTTGCTCACACAATGTTGTTTAGTATGTACATAAAATGTTTCTCATAATTTTGTTTAGTAACAAATAAGAAATGcttaaaaataaacagataaaagCGTGAGTAAATCAtattttcataacaataataGTTAAACGTTATAAGTTCAAAATAATTTCACCTTTTGTAAGTAGTTTTGACTGATATGAATTTATATTTCCATTATGTGTACAAAAAGTAATTGTTTTTTAACCATGGCTGACttcataatttttctttattttatattgtaagtacaactatgtgtttgatgtatgcTTCTAAATTTAATGTGGACCAAATATATTATACGTGAAATGAAAGAATAATGGTTAATCCGATCAATTCAATTGTTCTGAATGACACATACCGCACAAATAGACTTGGAAAGCTTAAATATATGAATAAGCTGGCGACAATCGTTTTCTGCTACTTGTTTCACTGTGAACGCTTTTAATCGTGTATAGTTCTACATCTATAATCGTATTATAATAACGAACAGATTAATATATGCTTTATTCAATCAGTTTATTTGGGATATCCTTATgtggtaaaaaatataaaatttgtagcTTTTCCATTTGAAAACTTTAGTTctattaattttcttaataagATATTTTACtacatgtacatacatacacaatAAATCATAATCATAACTGTTGTGACTAAATGGTAAAACCATTCTACAGCTAAagctataaataaaatgtataatatatttagaagtttttatttacctaaaaaaaataactgtgttaAATATTCAATGTTTCGTTGGAAAGGTTGTAACTGCTTCCTTTGTTGGggatatgaaatattttaaagttgttgaaTTATGTTGATTACTGTTGGATATATAGGTTAATGTATGTTattcatatattatatatatatactgttgtTTTACTTCAAATCTTGCACACACTTTAACAAAAGGCACAAATTGACTAGCTGaggatatatgaaaaaaaaagattatatttGAAAAATGCCATGTGATAAAAACTGTGATATTTCGGAATTTGTTTGTAATGTGTATGCTAGTGATAATACTGtaacaaaatacttttaaaatacgtatgtaataattgttacagttaaactcctgaaaaaatatttgtagttttGGCAAGTAACTGGCACTAGTTTTCGATCTTACTATTTAGGCATAGAGCAATTTCATGGCTATTTACCTTATAAAATTGCTTTCTTTTTACCTTTTATATTTACCTTCACTTAACGTTTTTGATTTGATACTTCCAGTTTTAtggattttacatttttatacaaTTGATTTTGTTTCATCAAttgaaaaagtaatttgaaacaagttttatatacatcgatttgttaaaataatctcgttTACTGATGATACCAAATTCATCCGCGTAAACTAaacatgataatattttttatttgaggaaaaccatttgtaattaaaattttgaataagaaATAGTGtaaaattgaaaaacaaattaaatttttgttgctTTAATGTGTGTGTCACATTGTAATAAAATAGCTGTAGATaacagaataaaattaaatatttttattattaaatattatattatttatactcATCAGCTGCTTACacagacaaaaattataaatatatcaaagcAATTTATGTTACTTTACATAGTgtagttttaaaaacattgtttaaataaataaacaaaatatttctccTACTTATATGTTAACACTAGTAACAGACTGCTGGTAAAAAAACACTATAATTTGAACTATGTAGttgaataaatataataaagatatttttttttattttgggtgATAAATTTTACACTCTCGCTAGTCTATGTTTGGAAACAGAAATatgtttttagaaaattttttacCTCCCAGGCTTTCAATCAAATTTGTACATAAAgagttgtaaaaaaatatttttaagctgtATTGAATCTTAATGTTGTACTATATGTGTGTGGTACGCAAATCAACAGTGTAAAACAATTGTGGCTatgtttaacaataaaatattaaaaccataTAGACTATGAAAATCATAATTGTGTATTAGATGATAAGTTATTGCTATGATATAAAAagctatttttttcctttttaattaaaatacagtttaaaaatacaGAGTAAGTATATCATTCATTCCGAAAATTAcgtataaaattaatgttatttaaagtcAAAggaatggtttaaaaattatattatactgTTTTAACGCAGaattaaaaaacatataattttgtaGTAATTTTGTAGTATTTTGCACAGACTTCTGTTTTAAAACAAgtattttaattcaaacaaacattttaaagtaatttcCATACGTAGTCAGTGTTTCGGCAATGAAAAAGTGAgttcaataataattataaaaaaattagacctgtgtttttttgaagtgaaattaaaTTCTTCAAATCGTACTGTCACATTACGCTATCCTAAGTGAACGCTAGTAAACTGAAATATGCGTTCTTTGTCTATTATTTTACACTtgactattttttaaattaaatcgtcgttacgttcttttttttttggtctagaAGCATATATAAATTTCTTTTCgtgcaaaaaatttatttttcgagTTATTTTGATCCTATTAAGTTTATTTTGCATTATTGGacgatatttaaattttttttaaatagtgtaaaaaataacTATGCATAATGTTgtgcaacagaaaaaaatttgttttctttacttAATTATTCTCAAACAACTACATATTGTAGGGCTATATTATCCAAATATTTTGATGCTAGAGCAAGAcattattattgtgttttttttaataattaaactgCTTATAGTAAGTGCGTGCTAAAATAAACGGCAGTAAACTCATGTCctctaaatattttacataattttttacaaatatatgtagtaTGTCACGTAGCACATTACACTTGCCTTAATGTTTATATAAAATACATGGCAATTTTCACTGAACTCATTTTGCAAAATGTTCATACTGTTCtttatttttctaaaacaaatgtaatactaattatttattatttattatttatcaatGGTTTGCAAAGTTTAATGACTACTTTGAGTTTATAAGACATGGTTAAAATTGTACATAAagattaaacaaaatatttttataccttCAAGTTGGCAATATGTGCTTTACGCCATTCATCCTTATATACTGTGCTTATGCATCAAAATAGCAATATTTTCGGAAATTATGACTGCCTATGACATCTTCACAGTGAGTAGTATATTAAAAGAGATTACTAGTAAATAATTGCtgtaatatttaaatgttaagGTGACTGTTTAAATAGtattagtaaaaatgttttaagaaagTATCCGTTGTAGATTTAGCAGCATCAAAACATGCGTACGAACAATCACAAGTAAACGTGGGGGATAATTCCTTATGGTTTCAGATTAGCTAGGAGTCCATTAAATATGGTTAATGGCAAAATACGCAACCACAAAAAAATGTAATCGATACACAACCTATTTCaatgaagtattaattttttgaaatatttccaaATCTTTAAAGGctaaactatatattttaaataccagTTTGATTTTAAAAAGCGAGTGACTTATTACAAGTTCAAAGGAATTTTCGCAGACCGGTTTTTGGTATAAAAATAATACGTAATAAACAGCCTAATAAGTGTTTTATTTAACCATGTAAAACTTATTATGTactaataaaacacaaaatttgaCAGCTATtatgatatataaaaaataactgtttttggCAGTATGTTGTTATAATCGTCATAAAATTATGTTCACAACTGCTGCATggaataatgtttgtttttaatttaaatattcttgtaaaagttgcaattatttgttttcagcagcaaaataaatttttaaaaagtatctGATGAACACGTTTCGTTAAACGAacgtttaaatttatatttatatttttagccaAATTCAGGAAATATCTGTGTCGATGATGTACTATAAGAAAGTAAAGTATTTACTAATAGTAACACATAAATGTTAATATGCATATGTGTGTGGTATCTAAGTTTTGATTAGTGGTTTTTCGTTTAGGCATTTAAATTAAAcaatagaaatattattttattaaaaacattaataataccGCAATAGATTAAAAATTTCGCAATTGACATATAACTTAATAAAGACCCACAATATTGTTCAAAttatataataaacttttttttaaagaaattagcTAACTGCAATGCCACGCATTAAGATAATTagacaataaatatatattttttaattaaatcacgCAGTGAAAAAAATCAAAGTTC is from Bacillus rossius redtenbacheri isolate Brsri chromosome 15, Brsri_v3, whole genome shotgun sequence and encodes:
- the LOC134539580 gene encoding octopamine receptor beta-2R-like, whose translation is MASHAPRTTQPGRHPLPPLAATLQTTLVGQLYGNLSTATSPPTEESAPQWTDVFLTVLKAGAMGFIIVTAILGNLLVIVSVMRHRKLRIITNYFVVSLAFADMLVAILAMTFNFSVQLAGRWLFGFFMCDFWNSMDVYFSTASILHLCCISVDRYYAIVKPLKYPINMTRRVVAIMLVATWLAPAVIAFVPIFMGWYTTEFHQGYRRQHPDECDFKVNKVYAIVSSSISFWIPCTIMVFTYLAIFREANRQEKQLHSRMGKAMLMSHHHRNSSEYGNANGDVISTGGGSSKTLTAHEVHHGEGTLHSTPTKDRNIIKMKREHKAARTLGIIMGTFILCWLPFFMWYVITSLCDDSCYNPDSVVALMFWIGYLNSTLNPLIYAYFNRDFREAFKNTLQCAFCSLCRRPPSDLDALDVRRHSLRYDERTKSIYSETYLKHIDRRRSSEFGSSL